TTGACAGCCGTCTGCACCTGAACGTCCTGAAGGGTAACGCTGCCCGATCCGAGTGCGCGGTCAATGGTGACCGTTTCGTTGGCCTTGATGGTAACGGGTACTTCTACTGATTCGTATCCGACGAAACTCAGTACAAGTACATAATCGCCTGGTTTGGCACTTAGGGAATATTTCCCGTCATTGCCGGTAGAAACGCCGATTGTCGTTCCTTTAAGGGAGACGCTTGCGAACGGAAGAGGCTCGTTCTGAAGGTCTTTGTCAGTGATCGTTCCTGCTACGGTTCCTTTCTGGGCGAAAGTCGCCATGCTTACGAACAGCATCAGGATAAATAGTGTAACACGCATTTTAGTCAGTTTTGATTTTCGGTGCAAAGGAACGGGTGCAGTATAAAGTGCATGTTAATGACGGATTACGCTTAAGTATCCGGACGGTTAACAAAAGGTTAAGCCATTAAATAACGGTTAAGCGCGATTTTCCCATTTTGTTTTATATTTACATTTACACCTGCAAACCAAACTTCCTCCCCATGAAGAAAAAAGACATTCGGATCCTGCTGGTGGACGATGAAGCTGACATCCTTGAAATCGTAGGCTACAACCTGGCCCAGGAAGGCTACCAAATACTGACTGCGTCAAATGGTAAGGAAGCTGTCGCCAAAGCCCGTAAGGAACTGCCGCACCTGATCATCATGGACGTCATGATGCCGGAAATGGACGGGATGGAAGCTGTAGAGACCATCCGCAAGATGCCCGAGATGGCAAATGTGATCATCACGTTCCTCACGGCCCGCAGCGAAGATTATTCGCAGGTGGCAGGTTTTGACGCCGGCGCCGATGATTACATCACCAAGCCCATCAAACCAAAATTGCTCGTCAGTAAGGTGAAAGCGTTGCTACGCCGTCTCAAAGACGACGACGGACAATCGGAGAACCTGAATGTCGGCACGATTGAAATCAACCGCGAAGAATATAAGATCGTGAAAGACGGACGGGAGATCATCCTGCCGCGGAAGGAATTCGAACTCTTCTACCTTTTGGCCTCCAAACCGGGCAAGGTGTTCAAGCGCGAGGAAATACTCGACAAGGTCTGGGGGAACGAGGTCATCGTAGGTGGCCGCACCATCGACGTCCACATCCGGAAATTGCGCGAGAAAATCGGCGACGATTACTTTCGCACCATCAAGGGCGTGGGCTACAAATTTGAGATTGGATGAGCCTGAACTTCAAGAAGTCATATAAGTTTGCCCTAAAATCGTCTTTATACGTTTCTGTTTTCGCCACGTCGTTGGCCGGTATCGTCGAATACTTCTTTTTCTTTACCGACTGGCCTTCTTTATCCGCTTTTCTGGCGGCCCTTGGCATCCCGCTTTTTATTTTCTCCTTTTTCGTGATCCAATACCGGGTAGAGGTCTTTATTTACCGCCGGGTCAAGAAAATCTACGACGATGTGTCGTTCCTCGACGCCAGTTCCCTCCGCAAGCAGCCGATCACCACTGATATGGCGACGCTCACCCGCGAGGTGAAGAAGTTCGCCACCGAGAAAAAGATCGAGATCGAAACCCTGAAGGAACGCGAGGAATACCGACGCGAGTTCCTCGGGAATGTCTCCCACGAACTCAAAACGCCGCTCTTTACCGTCCAGGGCTACCTGTTGACGTTACTCGACGGCGCGATGAACGACAAGAACATCCGCAAGAAATACCTGCAACGGGCCGAGAAAGGGGTCGAGCGGCTGATTTATATCGTGCAGGATCTCGATATGATTACCAAGCTCGAAACCGGCACCGTCAGTCTGTCGATTTCCGAATTCAACATCATTGAAGTGGTGCAGGCGGTTTTCGATTTGCTCGAAATGAAGGCCGAGCAAAAGAACATCATCCTCACATTCGACAACAAATATGTGCGCCCCATACTGGTGGCCGCCGACCGTGAAAAAGTGCAGCAAGTGGTCATGAACCTCGTCGTCAACGCCATTAAGTACGGCCGTCAGAACGGATCGGTCGAGGTAGGATTCGAAGACCTTACCGAAGAAAAAATAATCGTACGGGTGACCGACGACGGCGAAGGCATCGAAAAACAGCACATTCCGCGCTTATTCGAACGTTTTTACCGCGTAGATAAAAGCGGTGGCCGTGAGGAAGGTGGCTCCGGACTCGGGCTCTCAATCGTCAAGCACATCGTGGAAGCCCATGACGAGGCTATCTTCGTAGAAAGTACGCCCGGAAAAGGGTCAGAATTCTCATTTACCCTCGAAAAGGCAAAATAGTTTTTTCCAGTCGACGGAGGTTTTCTTTTTCGGTAGTCCCGAATACAATACCACATCATCTAATTGCGAAATCCGGAATTTGTCCTGCGTGGCATACGGCAGCAATCCCTCTTTCTTCATACGGCGCGCCAGGTATTCCTGCTCGGTTTGTCCGGGTGTCGGAATAAGGAAGGCCTTCTTGCCCAGTTTCGCCAGGTCCATCAGTGTGGTGTAGCCCGACCGGCAGATCACGATGCCACTTTCGTTGAACGCCTGCTGCAACTCCTCCGATCCCATATAATTATAAAAGGTGACGGAACCTTCCTGCCATATGACCTGTTCGGCTTCGACGACGCCCCTTACAAAGAGGACGCGATTGGGGTAACCGGTGAGTTCGTGGCGGAGGATCTCTTCCAGCATGCCCCGTTGCGGTTCGGGTCCGGATAAAATGACCATGACATCGTATTTCCGCTGCAGCGGCTGTTTCTCAAGGCGGCTCAGGGGGCCGAGGTAGCGGAGTTTCAATCCGGTTTTCTTCAGGTGGCCCAGCTTGCCCGAAAGGTTCGGCTTCTTTTCGAAATCGGGAATCCAGCATTCGGTGAACTTTTTCACCACGGCGCGGTGCAGTTGGGTGGTGATCCAGGAGGTGTTGCCCGACAGCACGTTCAGTTGGTGTGTCATGAAGACCGACGGCACTTTCTTACTGAACACGCCCAGGCGGTTATCGGAGATGATGCCGTCAAGGTCGTACTCTTTCACCCATCCTTTGACGATGCGGTGTTCGTCGAGCACGGCTTCGATCATGCGCGGACTGTTCTTCAATAGTTTCCACTTGAAATTCCGTCCTTCCTTGGCGTATTCGATTTGATAGGAGGGAAGTTCGAGCAGTGTCTCCTCTGGGAATTCTTTTTTCAAAAGCTCAAGTGCCTGTCCGTCGGACGCGAGGATCGGACGGAAACCCAGGGCTTTCAATTCGCGGATGATCGGAATACAGCGGGCGGCATGGCCCAAACCCCAGTTCAGAGGGGCGACAAGGATGGTTGTAGGGCGTTGGTCCACGGTACGGAATGTTTTGGCAAAAGTAGCGCTATTTGCCGTCCGGGAGATTTCCTTACTTTTGCCGAATCATTAAATTATCCCTGTGGGAAGTAAAAACAAACTCAAGCGCTTTAAGGAAAACGAAACCTTCGACAACGTCGTCCAGCCCACGCGCGACGATATGGTAAACGGTGCTTTTCCGCACAAAGGCAAATGGCGCGATTTCTTCGGCAACGAAAACCCCATCGTATTAGAGCTCGGATGCGGAAAAGGGGAATACACGGTCGGACTCGCGTCGCGTTTTCCCGACAAGAACTTCATCGGCATCGACATCAAAGGCGCGCGTTTCTGGCGTGGGGCCAAGGAAGCATTGCAATCGGGCATCCGGAACGCGGCGTTCCTCCGGACGCAGATCGAATTGGTGGAATACGCTTTCGCGGAAGCAGAAGTCGATGAGATTTGGATCACCTTCCCGGATCCGCAGATCAAATACAAACGCACCAAGCACCGGATGACGAATGCGTCGTTTTTGGAGCGGTATAAAAAAATCCTCAAGCCAGGCGGACTCATGCACCTGAAAACCGATAGCGAATTCATGCATGGTTATACGCTGGGGCTGCTGCACGGACTCGGGCACGAGGTCTTGTATGCCAACCACAACATTTACCGGAACGAGGGCGCTCCGGCGGAAGTTACTGGAATACAGACATTTTACGAGTCGCAATATTTGGAAGTTAACAAACCGATTACGTATATTCGGTTTCGGATTCATTAGGGTTGAGGAGCGAGTAGCAAGTATCAAGGAGCAAGGATCGAGTAGCAAGTAGGAAAGAGATAGCATGACGATCGCGTTCTGGCGGTCTCGAAACTTAGCATTTGCATGCCGCGGGCCTGTTACATGCTACGGCTGCATTTTCTGACTTTCAACTTTCGACTTTCGACTCTCATTCCAATCCCCGCCATCCACCATCATTATGTATTACCTCACGCCGCTTTTTATCGGCTTTGCCTCGGCCACACTGGGCATCACCCCACCCGGACTCATCAACATGACGGCCGCAAAGGTGGCGTTGAACGAAGGCAAGGTGCGGGCGTTGGTGTTCGCCGCAGGGGCCAGCGTGGTGGTGTTATTGCAATCGCTGGTGGCGTTGTTGTTCGCCCGTTATATCAATACCCATCCGGGGGTCGTTATTTTGCTGAGGGAAGTCGGACTCGCGGTCTTTTTGGTGCTGACGGTCTATTTTTTCTTTTTCGCCCAAAAGCCGAAGCCGGTGCGGGAAGTCACCAAACTCAAAAGCAAGAAAAGCCGTTTTTTCCTCGGGATGTTGCTGTCGGCACTGAACTTTTTCCCCATTCCGTTTTACGTATTCCTGAGTGTGACGCTTTCGACGTACCACTATTTTTCGTTTGAGAAACTGTTTGTCTCGACCTTTTCGGTCGGCACCGCAACGGGTTCGTTCTTCGGATTTTACTGTTACGTGGCGTTTTTCAGCAAACTTGAATCGCGCACGGCCGGACTTCTTCGCAACATGAATTACATCATCGGGTCCATCACCTTGTTGATTTCCCTGATTACCATCGTCAACATCATCCGATACTATTACTGATGGCCGATAACGAGAACTTTTTTGAAAAGGTATACGAAGTCGTACGCCGCATCCCGGAGGGAAAAGTCACCTCGTATGGCGCGATTGCCAACCACCTGGGCACCGCCCGTTCCGCCCGGATGGTCGGTTGGGCCATGAATGCCTGCGCGGGTCGCGATGATGTGCCCGCCCATCGGGTGGTCAACCGCAATGGTGTGCTGACCGGAAAATTCCACTTCCAGGGCACGAACCTGATGCAACAATTACTCGAAAACGAAGGCATCCGGGTGGAAGACAACCAGGTTGTCGATTTCGACCAGCATTTCTGGCACCCCCACTAAATTACCGATACGGGAGGGTCACCACGAAACGTGCACCTTCCCCTTCAGGGGCATAGTGCAGGTAGCCACCATGCGCTTCGGTGATGTTGCGAGACAACGTCAACCCAATGCCCGCGCCCTCCTTACGGGTGGTGAAAAACGGTTGGAAGATTTTGTCGCGTATTTCTTTTTCAACCCCTTTTCCGGAATCCCAAAGGGTGATATAGAGGCGGTGGTTCTCTGCGATAGAGGCAATCCGGATGGCTTTAGGCGCCTGGTCTTTTACCGCATGCACGCTATTGGTGAGGAGGTTGATGATGACCTGCTCCATCTGTTGCCGGTCAAGGTCAATCACAACTGTCGGTATATCGGTTTCAACCGCGATGCCCTCACTGTCGAATACGGGTTGCATCAGGCTCACGCACGAGGAAATAAGTTCGGGCAGGGAAGTCGGCACCTTCGCCGGCGACGGTAGCAGTGTCAGTTTGCGGTAGTTTTCCACAAACGATTGCAGGTGCTGGGTGCGGTTGGCAATCGTCGACAGGCTTTTCCGCACGTCGTCGAGGTCGTCGTCGGTGATCGTATCGCCTGAAAACACCTCCTGCAGGCTTTGCGAAAGCGAATGGATCGGCGTCAGCGAGTTCATCAGTTCGTGTGAAATCACGTTCATCAGGTTGATCCAAGCCTGTTTTTCTTTTTTCTCGACGACCGATTGGATGCTGTCAAGCAGGATACTATAATAGGTATGACCAAACGAATCGGTTCTCGATGTGCGTACGGAGAAAGTCTGTGTTTCACTTTCGTCGATGCGGATATCGGCTGATGTTTTCATCTCCCCAAACCCACTGTTCTCGATGACGGCGCAGAATGAGGGCAGCCGGTCTTTCAGCATCGTCCATTGCCGGAAGGCCGGAACACCGAAAACGCCCGAGAATTGGCGGTTCATCAGAAAGACGGTCCAGTCATCGTCTTCTTTCCGAAGGATGAGGATGGCGGTATCAATGTCCTGCAATATCGATCTGAACAATTCTTCGCGCGACACCTGTTCGTGTTGTTTTTGCCGCTGCGTTTCAAAAAGACGGTAGAGGGTGGCATAATTTCCGGTGCGATACGAAGCCGGAAGGCGCGACGAGAAGTCGTTTTGGAGGATGGCTTCTATCGTTTTGTCATACACCAGGGCGCGGCTGCGGATAGCCTGGTACAAAGCGGCCAGTGCCAGTAATGCAAACAGGAATAGTAATAATCCGGTGTATGGATACCCGTATCCAAACAGCAGCCCTGAACCGCCCAGCATCAGTGCCACCCATAGTACCCTGAGGAATAACTGTGTAGCCGACGTCATGACAGGTCAGGATTGATGCCATATTTTTCGAGTCGACGGTAGAGGGCGCCGCGCGAGAGCCCCAGTTCTTCGGCCGTCCGGCTAACGTTACCACCGTGTTTGGCCAAGGCGCGTTCGATGGCGTTGCGCTCTAGTCCGGAGAGGCCTGTTTCGGTTTCTTCCGCCTCTACGGGAACGAAGTCGAG
This genomic interval from Flavobacterium sp. HJ-32-4 contains the following:
- a CDS encoding response regulator transcription factor, which gives rise to MKKKDIRILLVDDEADILEIVGYNLAQEGYQILTASNGKEAVAKARKELPHLIIMDVMMPEMDGMEAVETIRKMPEMANVIITFLTARSEDYSQVAGFDAGADDYITKPIKPKLLVSKVKALLRRLKDDDGQSENLNVGTIEINREEYKIVKDGREIILPRKEFELFYLLASKPGKVFKREEILDKVWGNEVIVGGRTIDVHIRKLREKIGDDYFRTIKGVGYKFEIG
- a CDS encoding cell wall metabolism sensor histidine kinase WalK, giving the protein MSLNFKKSYKFALKSSLYVSVFATSLAGIVEYFFFFTDWPSLSAFLAALGIPLFIFSFFVIQYRVEVFIYRRVKKIYDDVSFLDASSLRKQPITTDMATLTREVKKFATEKKIEIETLKEREEYRREFLGNVSHELKTPLFTVQGYLLTLLDGAMNDKNIRKKYLQRAEKGVERLIYIVQDLDMITKLETGTVSLSISEFNIIEVVQAVFDLLEMKAEQKNIILTFDNKYVRPILVAADREKVQQVVMNLVVNAIKYGRQNGSVEVGFEDLTEEKIIVRVTDDGEGIEKQHIPRLFERFYRVDKSGGREEGGSGLGLSIVKHIVEAHDEAIFVESTPGKGSEFSFTLEKAK
- a CDS encoding glycosyltransferase gives rise to the protein MDQRPTTILVAPLNWGLGHAARCIPIIRELKALGFRPILASDGQALELLKKEFPEETLLELPSYQIEYAKEGRNFKWKLLKNSPRMIEAVLDEHRIVKGWVKEYDLDGIISDNRLGVFSKKVPSVFMTHQLNVLSGNTSWITTQLHRAVVKKFTECWIPDFEKKPNLSGKLGHLKKTGLKLRYLGPLSRLEKQPLQRKYDVMVILSGPEPQRGMLEEILRHELTGYPNRVLFVRGVVEAEQVIWQEGSVTFYNYMGSEELQQAFNESGIVICRSGYTTLMDLAKLGKKAFLIPTPGQTEQEYLARRMKKEGLLPYATQDKFRISQLDDVVLYSGLPKKKTSVDWKKLFCLFEGK
- the trmB gene encoding tRNA (guanosine(46)-N7)-methyltransferase TrmB, with protein sequence MGSKNKLKRFKENETFDNVVQPTRDDMVNGAFPHKGKWRDFFGNENPIVLELGCGKGEYTVGLASRFPDKNFIGIDIKGARFWRGAKEALQSGIRNAAFLRTQIELVEYAFAEAEVDEIWITFPDPQIKYKRTKHRMTNASFLERYKKILKPGGLMHLKTDSEFMHGYTLGLLHGLGHEVLYANHNIYRNEGAPAEVTGIQTFYESQYLEVNKPITYIRFRIH
- a CDS encoding lysine transporter LysE; this translates as MYYLTPLFIGFASATLGITPPGLINMTAAKVALNEGKVRALVFAAGASVVVLLQSLVALLFARYINTHPGVVILLREVGLAVFLVLTVYFFFFAQKPKPVREVTKLKSKKSRFFLGMLLSALNFFPIPFYVFLSVTLSTYHYFSFEKLFVSTFSVGTATGSFFGFYCYVAFFSKLESRTAGLLRNMNYIIGSITLLISLITIVNIIRYYY
- a CDS encoding MGMT family protein gives rise to the protein MADNENFFEKVYEVVRRIPEGKVTSYGAIANHLGTARSARMVGWAMNACAGRDDVPAHRVVNRNGVLTGKFHFQGTNLMQQLLENEGIRVEDNQVVDFDQHFWHPH
- a CDS encoding PAS domain-containing sensor histidine kinase, with amino-acid sequence MTSATQLFLRVLWVALMLGGSGLLFGYGYPYTGLLLFLFALLALAALYQAIRSRALVYDKTIEAILQNDFSSRLPASYRTGNYATLYRLFETQRQKQHEQVSREELFRSILQDIDTAILILRKEDDDWTVFLMNRQFSGVFGVPAFRQWTMLKDRLPSFCAVIENSGFGEMKTSADIRIDESETQTFSVRTSRTDSFGHTYYSILLDSIQSVVEKKEKQAWINLMNVISHELMNSLTPIHSLSQSLQEVFSGDTITDDDLDDVRKSLSTIANRTQHLQSFVENYRKLTLLPSPAKVPTSLPELISSCVSLMQPVFDSEGIAVETDIPTVVIDLDRQQMEQVIINLLTNSVHAVKDQAPKAIRIASIAENHRLYITLWDSGKGVEKEIRDKIFQPFFTTRKEGAGIGLTLSRNITEAHGGYLHYAPEGEGARFVVTLPYR